The sequence tCCTTAAATATTTTTGTCCAAACACATAAATGTCTCTCTGCACCTCAAGCTTTGTGCCGCAGGTGCTGAACGACATGCTGCCCATGATGTGTGTGTCATTGGCGGTGAGAGAGCACGATGGGTCATTCAGCTTCAGGAACTTGTCGTCAATCCCAGGCATAGACGCTTTGTCCAGGGTCACCATCATCTTGTTGGGCGAACATTCAACTATGGCCTTGCCTAAATCaaacaacatttcacattaaacTCCTCACGTGTGACATATCTCTACATTACCTCTAGGTGGTCATATATTCTGAGACTAAGGGCCTTATTTATCTCAAATGAGGCCTAGTGGTGTATTCATACCAACGTTTTGCATGATGTTACTCCCACAGGTCTGGCTGCAGGGTCATTATGTAAGAGAAGAGTGTCTCCCTCCACTTGGTCTGTGACGATCTCAATTCTGATCAGTTTGAAATATTTGAGCTTGAGTAAATTAGGTGAAAGTTGTGCATTTAACGTTGACCCACAATGAGTGACGCCAAATTTGCTTCTTTTACGTTATTAGTCCTATTGAAGGGCCTCACATGATGTGTCATTACGCTttataccagcagagggcgtaTGTCAACCAAAGTACGAATACAAAGTACggtagtagaagaagaaatcacAGCAGAGAAGAGATGAAGCAGCTTCCGAGCAGCACTTTCACAGGGACATAGAGCAACTACAGCTGTGACTCGAGAGGTGATGACCACGACTCTTCAAGTGCATGTAACTGCGGAGAAACAAATGTCCTCTCCTCTGGATGGactatatgtacagtatatgtcagGAACATCTGAGCCATCAAATAGAACAATAACTAGTGACTTAGACCATGAATAttcaggaaaatatttactgatggTACAAATTAAGTGAGAAGTGGGAATCTTTTCACAAAGAtcagagttgccccctggtggctaataaatatattgttattttcaggTTGTCCTCATTCGGCAAACCAGAAGACCATGTCCACTTTTCATCTACGGTCTGTGTgtattaaatttgaaataagTCAAAGACTGCTTTGACTTTATTATTCAATGCTAACAAATTGACCAACAATTGATTCATGACATGTTCAACTGCTGGATCAGGAAAATTCACAAAATATGCAACCGTTCTTTTGATTAAACCTACACACAGTGCTTGTGGGCATCCGCAGAAGTAGAAAATAAACTCAGTCTGGTAACTTCTACATGTGTTATTGACAACTTTGGCCaggttttgatttaattaacATTATATAGGACAGATTAAGGAAAAGTATTTTGTTGGCAAAATAAATGACCTTTATCCTTTAAGGTCAAAAGCCCACAAACAACCATATACCTACTGTCCATTTAGAGTCTTCATTTGTTATAGATGATAATTAATATATAGATAGTTGGATATAAACAAACCTTGAAGGATGGAGGCTTGGGTCACCAAGACAACAACACACCTCATTTCTGACTGGCTGAATGACAAAAGTGAGAGACATTTCAGGGCAAAAATGCAagataaattatataaattatgaaaaatattacACAATATAATTTTACATGTGTTACATGTTCTTAGCAACACCCGGTGCAAGAGTTTGGTCAATaattattatgaaaatgataaaaGGATGCTGAGAATCCAGGGAAAATATATACACGTTTATATAATCAATGGATCTTGTGTTTCTTCCTTCACAGGTGCTTGATAACTGCAAATTCACTATCATATATAAAGAAACTGTGAAGCAGTAAGTATCAGGCAGCACATGTTTCCTGCTCGtgcacatgaaacacacacactgttgtatGTTGACCTCTTTTTGAACTTACAATTCATTGATGTATAATTAGTAGTTCCTCTATCATGTCACGTGTTTCCATGCTTGCACAATTACCATGTTTGGGAAAGTACACATGTGTAAAAGTGATACTGCAGGGAAATAGACGAGAACAGGATTTATTATTGTCTGGTGCGACTGGAAGAAATGACACAAGAGTGTCTGAGTGCTGGAGAGGAGAATAAAAGGAGACTTTTCAGACTTTTCTAAGCACTTCTATGTAACATTCAAACTGAACCATCTTGCAACATTACTTGACTTTGTTAAACTTGAGATTACGTCTCCTGCTCATTGGCAACCTTTTTCTCTTGACACTCACGTTTCTGGCGTCTCTGCGGTGAAGCAGAAGGGAATCGAGCCGTACAGGTCTTGCTTTTGTGGAGTCCACGTCACAGTAAGATCAGCTGTTCCGTGTTCACCACTTATGAACACTTTGCTCATGTTCTGTGGGCCGCTCACCTGGAAGTCCATTATGCTTCGGGAACAAAGATAAATGCGGAAAACAATCCATCTCTTAGTTGTGAGTAATACCTTTTGAGCTGCGCATTGTAAGCTTGATAGGTAAATAAATACCTGCTGTGATGAGCCTGTGCTTGAGCACGAAGGTTGAATGGCTGCCCCACAGTGGCATGGAGAACATCCCCGTGTGATGGAGTCCCAGACAAGAACATGGGCTGCACGTGACCCATTTCACATTGTGGTATTGGAGGCAGGACTGAAAACAGAGACAGGAGGCTATAAGACAAATATGGTTTGTAAGGGTGCTGCAACAGGTTCGGCAAAGCAAGGAAAACGCCTCTGACGAGAGATCAGATGAGATTTAATCCGTTTTCCTTACAGTCAGGCGGTCGTCATCAGACGTGTGTCTTGATGGACAGCGTGTTAGCGTCACTCACTTTCCACAAGGAACTGAAGCTTCACTTTGCAGAGAGGCGGCGAGTTCATGTCCGAAGCCTCATGAAACACCGACATTCCATTATCATAGGTCACTGTGATGTTTTGGGTGGGAAAGTCCTCCAGCATCAGCTCGAAAATGTGGACGCCAACACCGACTTCACCTGCACTTGTCAGCATGCACTCCGCCTGCAAAGATGTAAACAGTTTAAAGATGATTCAGGAATGTTGTATTGTGCACAAATCTGCTCTCATTGCAATTCATAGTTTCTAATTGGGTCAAATATTTTGTCATCTACTGCACAGGTAGAAATAGGTCAAGGCTATTCTATGGTATATATCTACCTACTATAGCATTGATATGCACCATAAAAGACTAATATGTTTAATTAAGAAGAAACattaacgttttttttttggtttttttttaatcgttaATGTGTCATCATGAATAGTCACCAGGTGAAAATGGAATTACCACGTCCAGACTGAAGTTTGAGGGAAGTGAAGCTCCGGCACTGAGGGTGCACTTGACGTCATCGCTGTCTGGATCATGAGCCAGAAGACGAATCACTGAAAAACAGTTCTGAGGCACTCTGCGTACACAAAACgatcacattcattttattcatgttttcaaatTCAATTCTGTGACCatcttaacaataaaaaagtaaaataatgcaCATATTAATGTCTTAATTTAATGCTTTCGTTTAATAAACcaataaaaatagaatgaaaTCATTGTGTGAGGCTATATAAAACATCATTAATGATGAACCTGActattactttggaaataacatgaTATTACAATACATTTGTCACCTTACCACATTACTACATCGTTGGATATTTCATTAGCAATACGAtggtactatactatactgtatctatcactgtatttttttttatttagtcatGTGTTTACTTGACAAGACAATAacttttatatttctttatttcattggTCTCTGTTTTGTTCTTATGCAAATGAGTAAATACTGAATGGACAAGTTGCCAGACACGTGTGTCGtacgtgtttttgtttaataagGAAACAAAAAATCCTTTCTGAATTACAAAATATACTGCCTTCTGCTTTACCTGCAGAAATGTAATCATGACTGAACAGGAAAGGCTTTGCACCTGAGAGACGACACTGTTGTTGTCACAGGACAGACGTTGAGAGTGTGTGAGTCGGAGCGAGTTCCCAAGTCCAACTCAGCATGAGTCGTCCAGTTTGTTCTCCCACCGACATTTGGCGCCCAGCAGCAGCCCGAGCCACTACGCACATCAGtcaatagaaaaataaaataaaacaataaatatcatTGCCCTTGTTCAGATATGACCGGACTCTTCTCCTacacaaatattcacacacacaaaaaactctAACAACTCCTGCTTAGTGAAGGTAATCATTCTTTTTAATGCCACACTGATGTCCCATGTGTTGGGTTCAGGGGGGTTTCTAGAGACTTTGGGGCCCAGTGTAAAAGGGATCAGGGGGCCTTACATACAacgaaaacacaaaaactttctttttttagactGAATACTTCTCTCCTTCACAAATCTTTTGTTCAAACGATTCTAAATccaagaaaatgtttttgggttgtattttatatttaatcacaTGAATCAAGAACATTGGAAAAgtttaaacaatttatttagattgttattattagtattattattattattattagcagtagtagtagtaatggtGGTGGTAGTACACAAATTAATGTATATCTAAAAATCAACACCTGATTggaaaaagattaaataaattaaatgaattcgGGGGGGAaactaaatataatatgtatatgaaatattcagattcagattttaGTAGCAAACCAGACTGACTCAGGAGGGAGGGTCTATTCTCTGTTCTGCACTCAGGATTAAATTTGAATGGTGACTATATTTTGAGTGTACTTGAGTCAGAGACAACATTCAGAAATGGATCTTAATGATCTTGAGATTAAGCAGCAAACAAAATCTTGTACActtagattttattaggtgagcctttagTGGCAACACTCACACATGAAAACTGCCTTGTGTATATGTGCAAGCCTGGCATCAGATTACCTCAGATTAAAGTATTTCTCATTGGTTGAGACAGTGGCTGTCGTGAATCCCTCAGTCTGGCACCACGTGCTGTCACCTTTGGCATTCTGGTCTGTCTGCAGGACACGTGACTGATCAAACGTCGTGCAGACCCCACTCTCACAGTTGAGGGACTGCTCATCTGAGCAGCTGCTCCTGCCGTTCTGTCTGTGACTGAAGGACACCTGCAAGGTCACAACAGGTACAGTGCAGTGATGATATTGAgtgaaaaatgtcactttctttttttttgtacaagtATCGACATTATGTGGCGCAGGTTTACTCTCTATCCTTTGAATCAGATGTAAACATAAATAAGTCGTTTTTTTAACTCAATACTGAAGACTTTCCTTTTTAGCATTCTTAATAAACCAGCTAATTACACTGTTAActtcttaattaaatgtgtttcaaTCTCTTGAAATACTTCcagtctttgtctttcttaCTTTGCAATGTGTCGTgatgaattttacattttatgtaaagaaaatgtaatttctctgtagttgaaatgtgctatacaaacaaatacaaccCAGAAACCATACAGTACACGTAAGTGTGACCTTATGTTCCTCTTAAGTACATAACAAACTACTTATGTTACGTCCACAGTAAGTGACTGCAGTCACAAGTATCAACATGACTGTCTATCTGCTTGTGGCATAAATGAGGAAATGATGGTGATGGTAACTGTTTCCGACaccaaggttttttttccctcataacATCAACATTCTCTCCATGAGTTGAAGTTTGTATTAAAGAGTGTTACATTCTGACAGCTATCACTGAGCTTGTGTTCTCTATATATGTTTTATCCACTAAATAAATACCACATTAATTGGAAGTTTACAAAAAGTATGATTACATTTGACATAAAGTTACCATGGAGCCCAGTGCTcctgatgtaatgtaatgtactttattCCTATAGCCCTTTACAACAACCCACACGTGACcacaagtgctttacaaaataaaagcattacagacacacggcattaaaaacagaaaacatgaatcaaagcatgaaaaaagcaataaaaacacacaaaaatcctGGCTGCAGGATTACACTCAGGAAACTAAACATTTCCTCACAACCTTCTCAAATTAAATcgcaataaaactgaatttctCCTCACTGGCTCTACATCTAACCCTGGACATAGTTCCACCTTCTGCCTTCAGTCAAAAGTCAGGGTGTCTCTGGAATTCTCTTCATCAATTCATAGTAAGCCATAGTTAGTTGCTATTTTTGAGATAGTCTGcagtagaaaatacaaaaaaaggccACTTCAACAcatccatattttttttaaactgtaataTATTGACCTAAGTTGCTTACAGAACCTCTCAAGAGTGTAAACAGTAAATTACAGAGCAGAtaagtgattattattattattattaatattattattattaaagggCTAACTTGTGTGAAATGCATGaccacacatactgtactgacTTCCTTGTGATTGTtgcgagaaaaaaaacaatgcttgAAATCTGTTCATCCTTCAGGGAGTTTGCATTAAGGAATTTTGGTAATTTGCCAAATTTGTAATTAATCTACAAAATGTCTGCCCTTATTCAGAAAAGGAAGAACATTATTCATGGATACCTGATAATTAACCTATACTTATACCTTAACCTTTATCATTATGTATGTACGTGCTGTTTTTCCGTTGTGTAgttgtttgattaaaaacaatacacagtaaagattaaagaaaaagattaCTTAATTTAGCGTAACAGTAAGGATTGTCTACCAGATAACTGAAACTCAGCTCAGTAGGGTACAATTGAAATACAAAGATATgtcaaaaaaggaaatattactGTAAAAAGTTTCATTTACAGTATCTGCTGTCTTAGAAATGACAGATGTCTTGCACTGATTCTTAAAGCATGTAGCCAGAAAACACAAGTGGATTGGTTTTATAACTTAGataatacaaaacatttagttAAGGTGATGAGAGAGTTTCTGTACCCTAAATGTGCCGTCCTTATTCTTCTTCACAGGCATGAAACTGACACTGTCTCCATAAAAGCTGATAGCTGATGCTGTCCCCAGTAAAGCCACCAGCAGCACGGCTGGTGCACTTGGCTCCATGATGTCTTACAAAGTCTAATCGTACACAAGCTTGTTCAGTCACTTTGGGTGTCAAAAATAGAGGAGGTGTTTCCTTGTAACAGGACTAACCAGATCTGAACAGGACTGCCTTTCCCCTGCTCACACTGTTGACATCATCAGCCTCATTTAACCTGCTGACCACTATAATATCAATTGTTTaatcaattacattttataataacaattagTATTTTCtgcacaccaattagtgatagtgaatttatCCTCTGCTTAAATCCACCTAAAGCATCCACTTACTGATTAATGTAAAGAGAAATACataatacacatataaataagtaaattcatataaaaacaagaacacaaagcaaaaaaaagttctCTATTTGTTTTTACCTCCATAGCCCACAAATAGTAACCTCCCttaaacacactgcaataaaaaagttaatgtaaatgtaacaacCGAAAACACACTGTAGTTGCTGCTGTGGTTTGCTGAGAATGatagattgtttttatttcggTCTCTGCTTACATTCTTCCCAAGGGACGAGAGTAGTTTCAGCCAAGAATCCTCTCCATAAAGAAGTGTTCATCTCTAAAAGCAAAGCACCAAGGATTATCAACGACTTTCAAATGTCGTCACGTTTGGTTCACGCGAGGAGCCGTAGTTACGTCAGATACTGGAAATCGTCAGAGTGGCAAGATGGCTTCCGAACCAAACAAGACTGAAATCCTTAGTATTTTCAAAAGATTAAGGTCTATTCCCACGAACAAGGTCAGTAAACCAGTCATGGCGTGTGTTGGTTGTTCGTTGATTAGCACACTGTGTTCCGTAAGAGGCCATTAGCGTGGTTGGCTAACAGTTTTCTACCTAGGCCCGTCTACATGGTCGAACGGCTAACCCGGGCTAGCGGCTGCTAGCCTGCCGGTAAAGCAGGCAAACATAAAGGCCACGTATACGTTTCGTGTTTGCCGAGGTGGCTAACCACCTACTTCAGCTACTCCGCAGTTTGGAGATAAAATGAGAAACTACGAAActtaatttacattaaatattgtCAGTAATAAGACAcgtgtgtgttcacatacacatttaaagaTGAAGCGTTTGAAGTCAGCAGTGAACAGCTGACGGGGTTGTTTGGTTCAGAGCCATATGGTTAGATTGACATTCAACATATATTGTAATCTTCATATTAGAAGATTTGTGATGGATGaatatgtctttttttgctCCAAGTCTGGCCTATGTACATGGTCTCATGGCATGCGAACAACTAGCAGCTTCAGTTTCTACCATGGGATGTTTACCTGGCCCCTTACAGAAAAGGGGTATTAATGTAAAATTATAACAGAGAGGTCCAGATGGAGAACATTTCCTAGTGCAGAAGTCCAGGTCGATTCTTTGCAGCATCAACGAATGTAAAACTTACATAAATCCATGTTTTACTCCAGTTAATTGCATTAACATTACCACTAATCCTTATATCACCGTATTATAGTGTAACTTAGATTGTGTCCCTCCAGAGGTACGAGCAAGGCTGAGCtgcaaaacagattttattacAGTGAAATACATGGTGAAAGTGTTTTTCACCCTTTGCTGTAATTGTTTTGTGTAGGTAATGGTAGGTCATGGTTAGTTGTAATGTGTCTAATTGTATTACATAATTGCATGTCTTTGTTGTGCCTTGAGCATTGTGTGACATTGCTAATGGAGCTACTAAGGCAAAAGATGTAAGaaattgtttgactttttttaatgatacaaTTATTTGTCTCATCTCTCTCATCATTCTGATTAGATGTGCTTATGACGTTTTGTATTTTCCACAGGCATGTTTTGACTGTGCAGCAAAAAACCCCAGCTGGGCCAGTATTCCCTATGGTGTGTTCTTGTGCATCGATTGCTCAGGCATTCACCGCTCTCTGGGAGTGCATCTCAGTTTCATCAGGTAGGCTTAGtgatgatatttttaaaaatgaccttTCTGTCTTTCCCTGGTGcatatttatttgacattttaatgagcAGTTGATTTGCCTTTGTAAAAGCATGTGTGTAATTTGGATAACCAGATACACCCAGATACAATGCATTTTGGTGaacatcagagtgtgtgtgtgtgtgtgcgcgcacagtGATGTCTTTTTCTAAAGCGTCTGGGAGACACATTGTACTTACACATGTTGAAGAATGTGGTCACTTACATCCCAAACCATTTCTGAATATGGATTTTGTGATTACATCTATATTACATCACATACAAATGATACCCTTTTGTGATACTCTTTTGTGTCTTGGCTGTGTGGTATCTAGCCCTAACTAGTCACATGTATCTCGGCAAATAAACTCATTCTCAACATTTTTATATGGATGCATAAAGCTTATATAGaaagaaataatacatttgacgAGAGGATCAATAAACATGTTCATCATAGCACCTAAATTGTAATCAAATTGAATTTTGAGGTACCTAGAGATTCCACCCCCAGGTATGAACACCTGCTAGTGTCAATATTTAGTTCAACATTAAACATGTGATATCCTGTGTGGACAATGCATGAAGCAGTGATCATGTGTACTCTTTGTGAATGCTGGCTTGCCATGTTCTTCCATCCTTTTCACCCTAGATCCACTGAGTTAGACTCCAACTGGAACTGGTTCCAGCTGAGATGTATGCAGGTTGGGGGCAATGCTAATGCGGTACgtcactgaaaaaaagaagtaattTCATGAGAATAGTCTTTGTAGCAGTGTGTAGTGTAAGTACCTGTAATTGATAAACTCCCCTTCTCCTCTTACCCAGACGGCATTCTTCCGGCAGCATGGTTGCTCTACAAATGACACCAATGCAAAGTATAATAGTCGTGCAGCTCAGATGTACAGGGAGAAGATCCGTCAGCAAGCGAATGCTGCCTTGTCCAAATATGGCACAGATGTGAGTATCAATGAAGTGGGGACAGTTGTGTCAGCAGATCTTTGTCATTAGTCCAAAGGGTGTGTGTTAATTATCACACCCCTGGCAATGATTCATATCACCACAGTGTGAACATaaattactgctgctgtttgtgtccgTAAAGAATAACAAACACTTGTCTGTTGTCATTGTAGTTGTGGATTGACACTTCTGCAGGAGGAACCCCTATACCTACTGAGAAAAAGGAGGCGGATTTTTTTGCTGAACATACACaggtttgttttacatttataccAAACATGAGTCAGGAAGAGGATTTCCTGTCTGACAGCTCAAAAGTCAAAGTGAAGtgaattaaaacacaccaggattTCCCCATGACAGTGTTGTTCTGGGATGCAGCAGGTCTCTGTTCCCATTAAAAAGTTGCActaattataaaaataacagtTTCTGAAATTACAACATTTACTGGGATGCATATGCAACATAACTATATTTAAGGTGATCATAGAGaaataactataataacaaaatactaattctgatgtgtaacatttgtttggGTTTCCTGCATTGATGTTTCTTTTCATTGACCTGATTTGTATACGTTGGTACTGATAGGTCTGTGTTGAGCTAAAACTATCTGACCCATGTATCATCAAACAATCAGCCTTGCAATACATTTACAGGTGTGCTTCACCCAATTTAAacttaattatatatttttgaacattttcagcTTGCAAGTGACTGGAGCATGGCTCCGCTCTCTGAGCCAGAGCAGAATGGAGCTGCCATCACCCCCCAGCTGACAGACTCAACACCTAAAGTCCAGGATGATAACCGTCagtaaaattaacttttttaaaatacattttacctCAGTCTGTGAAAACAGGAGTATCGTGTCATCTGTCTCTTAGTAAATAGGTGTAGTGCTTTGTCGTCTTTGGTATTAGGAACAtctatttaacatgtttttgctGCTCTCTCCTTGTTCGTAATGTAGTTTGGACAAATCCAGTCCAAACCACAGAATACATTTTGGGAATTTAATCTTTTTTGCTTCTGATATTTTTGATCTGTTACTTTTTTTGCTAGAACTGGAGGAAGGACCAAGCATTGATTGTCTGAGCACATCACCTAAAGCCTCTATTGgtaagtgttaagtgttttataGACACAATGATTCAAACTCTGGGGGGACCCCAAGAGCTGTTATTTTAAGTATATGCTTCAGCAAAAGGTTCCCAGTTGTTGACCAGTAGTCTGGTTGAAATAATCAATCAACAGATGGAACATGTTTTGGTTTGACATTTCAAGATGAAATGTGTACATGCAAATGCTGAATCACAATGCAAGGCAGAGAGAGATTACAGAGGTCACGACAAAATTCTACAGGTGTGTGACAGGACAggaaatacttttgtccatttttgttgCTGGATATAAGTGTTGTATGGCAGACTATAAATCGGGTTTATGGATTCTTTCTGTGCTTCTCAGAGCCAGTGCCATAGAGAGATTCTAGTTCTCTACAAATCTATCATGACTGACTGTAGGTACAGTATAAGGTCAGTACAGTGACTGACGACACTGTCACTGCATGACTGACAAGTGTCAGATGTACAAAACCCTCAAAGATCAAAGAGGCGTCAGTGGTTATTCACGTTGAAAAAAAGTGGGAGTGTTTCTCATTCTTTGATTTGTGtcttcacacacagtcaccttTTTATATCTGTTTTGAAAAGGTCTGAAGCATCTAATGaatgcagctaacgattattgaCTCAATTctcaacaataaaataaatattgtagcACTTAAAAACAAGATGGGGTTTAGTGTGACTCACAAAAGATAAACAAAGATTCAAGGGAGTTGTATAAGAAATGAACAGCATACAAATGTCAGATAAATGGTAAAAATTATTGTCATACACCAAACGCAAACCCCTGTTGCGTTACTAGTGTGACTGAGGAGTCATGAGTAAACGTATTACAAAGTAGTACACACATACAGCTTCAAATTTAATGCACCATCAGTTTGTTAGTAGAATTTTTACCACGcaaatgtttcactttaaaaatatTATAACAGGAGCATCTACCTGTGTCTTTATGTTGACACACTATATAATCTTATCATGGAAAACATGAACATCATTTTTAGCATGAACGCAACATAACATTTGATGTGTTTCCGTCatacaaaatacatttataaagtagcagtgtatttgtttatttataaaaaaacattattattatcattattataataaatcatatttgTGATTGAAGAGTGTGGTGACTTGTTTGTCTTGTCCTCTAGAGGACTCCATGCGTCTGTCATCACAGGAGGTACAGACATCTCGAGGTGATAAGTGTAACAATAGCggttgatgtttgtgttgggTGATGTTCAGTCGCATGGCGTTGACGCTTCACTCACACCCGGCAGCTGCTGTCTGTTCTCTTGTGTCCACTAATCATGTAATAGAAGTGTTTGTGGGTTACTATACCTGATTATTATGAGATGTTTTAGTGTAAAACAAGTTTCTCCTGATGGGATAGCTTTCTAATCTCTAACAGAAAGTGCTGAACAAAGCCAGTGTGTCATACCAAACAAAGAAGAGTTACTGTCAGTCTGTTAGTCACATTCCTGCAGCTCATCGGTGTCTGGATGACAGGGtgggataaataaaatattgctATAGCATTCTGTAGAAGTTAAAGCTGATGTCAGTGAAATCCTGTAGTTCAAGAATGTGTTAAAATATCACTATATTCTATCCACTGTCACTAAGAGTATCAATGAAGTGTTTCCTCAGTGGTGTGGGTCTTGTGAGCCGTCTTCATATGTCTTGATGTTGTCTGGAGAATCTACATGTGACAACGCAAATTACCTTTTAGACATTCTCTGGAATGTCTCCTGTCAAATCTCCTGTCTTTTTGCGCTCATGTAAGTTTGTAGCAGGAGAAGCTCTGGATATTTAACTGTGAGCCACTTGCACAGTGTCTGGGGTCTTACCACTGAGTCTAAGTTAGCCC is a genomic window of Solea senegalensis isolate Sse05_10M linkage group LG7, IFAPA_SoseM_1, whole genome shotgun sequence containing:
- the LOC122772549 gene encoding uncharacterized protein LOC122772549; amino-acid sequence: MEPSAPAVLLVALLGTASAISFYGDSVSFMPVKKNKDGTFRVSFSHRQNGRSSCSDEQSLNCESGVCTTFDQSRVLQTDQNAKGDSTWCQTEGFTTATVSTNEKYFNLSGSGCCWAPNVGGRTNWTTHAELDLGTRSDSHTLNVCPVTTTVSSLRVPQNCFSVIRLLAHDPDSDDVKCTLSAGASLPSNFSLDVAECMLTSAGEVGVGVHIFELMLEDFPTQNITVTYDNGMSVFHEASDMNSPPLCKVKLQFLVEILPPIPQCEMGHVQPMFLSGTPSHGDVLHATVGQPFNLRAQAQAHHSSIMDFQVSGPQNMSKVFISGEHGTADLTVTWTPQKQDLYGSIPFCFTAETPETQSEMRCVVVLVTQASILQGKAIVECSPNKMMVTLDKASMPGIDDKFLKLNDPSCSLTANDTHIMGSMSFSTCGTKLEDIGDFIAFTNEINSFELPNEIITRRKTVKIGFSCQFPKTISVSNYYNLHKSDYIFTESSFGSFVYTFDIFKDANFTDRVEASAYPVEVKLLETVYMGIQAQSELPNVKLFVESCKATPDDNPENTRSYDLIKDGCMKDETLKIHPTNDTVFNFEIQAFKFTGIDDQVYITCSVIMCESGSPFSRCAEGCLPTPTRRRRRRGTSKETDSHTISQGPLQFVGPSAPHDNSVLQRSDKLEPVSPPPVPENTMSRNSEGQWGGQILGSHISTIVFASAFIVSLLLMIVALVYIRRMRNQEDRKALIVSVYEN